One sulfur-oxidizing endosymbiont of Gigantopelta aegis genomic region harbors:
- the ppsR gene encoding posphoenolpyruvate synthetase regulatory kinase/phosphorylase PpsR, whose protein sequence is MKQSIFYISDQTGITAELLGQTLLSQFDAIDYISQTLTYIDTKEKALAAVELINHSAQKNNNKPIIFSTIVQSDIKSLLHQSNAVMLDVFEQFISPLEQTFNTISSHRVGKQHGADDKEAYEHRIKAVNFALNTDDGLATQQYHQADIILIGVSRSGKTPTALYLAMQFDIMVANYPITEDDLEKYELAPWATQFKNKLFGLEIDTPRLQEIRTERHANSTYSSIKQCEFEVSRIKKLYRQENIPTINTTYRSIEEIATRIIAKAGLKR, encoded by the coding sequence ATGAAACAAAGCATCTTTTACATTTCCGATCAAACAGGTATTACAGCCGAATTATTGGGTCAAACCTTGCTATCACAATTTGATGCCATTGATTATATAAGTCAGACTCTGACTTATATTGACACCAAAGAAAAAGCCCTTGCAGCAGTGGAACTCATTAATCACTCTGCTCAGAAAAATAATAATAAGCCCATTATTTTTTCCACCATTGTTCAATCGGACATTAAAAGCCTATTACATCAGTCCAATGCAGTGATGTTAGATGTCTTTGAACAATTTATATCACCATTAGAGCAAACCTTTAACACTATTTCTTCTCATCGCGTCGGAAAACAACATGGTGCTGATGACAAAGAAGCCTATGAGCATAGAATTAAGGCGGTTAACTTTGCCTTAAATACCGATGATGGTTTAGCAACTCAACAATACCATCAGGCTGACATTATTCTTATCGGTGTTTCCCGTAGTGGAAAAACACCGACGGCACTCTATCTTGCCATGCAATTTGACATTATGGTGGCTAATTACCCGATTACCGAAGATGATTTAGAGAAATATGAATTAGCCCCTTGGGCAACACAATTTAAAAACAAGTTATTTGGCCTGGAAATTGATACCCCTAGATTACAGGAAATTCGTACGGAGCGACACGCCAATAGCACCTATTCATCCATCAAACAATGTGAGTTTGAGGTGAGTCGAATAAAGAAATTATATCGACAAGAAAACATCCCTACCATTAATACCACTTATCGTTCCATCGAAGAAATTGCCACTCGAATCATCGCCAAGGCTGGTTTAAAGCGTTAG
- the ppsA gene encoding phosphoenolpyruvate synthase has product MTSNIIWFKALANTDVDQVGGKNASLGEMISQLSQMGIRVPDGFATTAEAFRRFLKHNSLEQKITTILNELDVDDVERLQKTGAMIRQWIVEAPLPADLQADIITAWEQMNAWDNDQLSVAVRSSATAEDLPDASFAGQQETYLNVRGIDAVLHYIREVYASLYNDRAIAYRVHQNFSHSEVALSAGIQQMVSSDRGASGVMFTLDTESGFKEVVFITAAYGLGETVVQGSVNPDEYYLYKSALKNNKPAILSRTLGSKAIKMIYSEQANETTTIIPVEKSLQQQFCLNDEQLHDLARQAVIIEQHYQRPMDIEWALDHHGQFYIVQARPETVASQEKVHQTQRYQLTQPSQPSQLSQNRKPILTGRAIGKKIGAGKTRVINDVSAMDQVQAGDVLVTDMTDPDWEPVMKRAAAIVTNRGGRTCHAAIIARELGIPAIVGCGNATQVIKPDQDVTVSCAEGDTGNVYSGILDFEIITSDNMHMPVLANKMMLNVGNPSRAFDFSSIPNDGVGLARLEFIINNTIGIHPRALLEFNQQNPDIQKDIMLRIAGYKDPVSFYVNKLIEGISTICAAFAPKQVIIRLSDFKSNEYANMLGGSRYEPEEENPMLGFRGASRYISQDFRACFELECKALKTVYYDMDFNNLTIMVPFVRTLEEAETIVHLLAENGLQRGKDGLKIIMMCEIPSNAILAEEFLEFFDGFSIGSNDMTQLILGLDRDSGLVSHLFNEQNPAIKKLLKGVIETCRKHNKYVGICGQGPSDFPEFAAWLAKQGISSTSLTPDSVVQTWLYLGKQKSQ; this is encoded by the coding sequence ATGACAAGTAATATCATCTGGTTTAAAGCGCTTGCAAATACCGATGTTGATCAAGTGGGCGGCAAAAATGCTTCGCTCGGTGAAATGATCAGTCAACTCAGTCAAATGGGCATTCGTGTTCCCGATGGCTTTGCCACCACAGCAGAAGCCTTTCGACGTTTTCTCAAGCACAATTCACTAGAGCAAAAAATAACGACCATACTCAATGAATTAGATGTGGATGATGTGGAACGCTTGCAAAAAACTGGGGCAATGATCCGTCAATGGATAGTTGAAGCGCCCCTACCCGCAGATTTACAAGCTGACATCATAACCGCCTGGGAGCAGATGAACGCTTGGGATAATGACCAACTCTCCGTTGCCGTACGCTCTTCAGCGACAGCAGAAGATCTACCAGATGCCTCTTTTGCTGGGCAACAAGAAACGTATTTAAACGTTCGTGGCATCGATGCAGTGCTCCATTATATTCGTGAAGTCTATGCTTCTTTATACAATGACCGTGCAATTGCCTATCGTGTTCATCAGAATTTTTCCCATAGCGAAGTGGCTCTTTCTGCAGGCATTCAGCAAATGGTCAGCAGTGATCGCGGCGCCAGTGGCGTGATGTTTACTTTGGATACCGAATCAGGTTTCAAAGAGGTGGTATTTATTACCGCCGCCTATGGTCTGGGAGAAACCGTGGTGCAAGGCTCGGTGAATCCCGATGAATATTATCTTTATAAAAGCGCATTAAAAAATAATAAGCCTGCTATTCTCAGTCGCACCTTAGGCAGCAAAGCCATTAAAATGATTTATAGCGAGCAAGCCAATGAAACAACGACAATCATCCCCGTAGAAAAAAGCCTACAACAACAGTTTTGCCTTAATGATGAACAATTGCACGATCTGGCACGTCAGGCAGTCATTATCGAACAACACTATCAGCGCCCAATGGATATCGAATGGGCATTGGATCATCATGGACAATTTTATATCGTTCAGGCACGTCCTGAAACTGTTGCTAGCCAAGAAAAAGTACATCAGACCCAACGCTACCAACTCACTCAGCCTTCTCAACCCTCTCAGCTCTCTCAAAATCGCAAGCCAATACTCACCGGACGTGCTATTGGAAAAAAAATCGGCGCAGGTAAAACACGGGTGATCAATGATGTTTCAGCCATGGATCAAGTGCAAGCCGGAGACGTCTTAGTCACCGATATGACCGATCCCGATTGGGAGCCTGTCATGAAGCGTGCTGCCGCCATTGTGACTAATCGCGGCGGTCGAACCTGTCATGCGGCCATTATTGCCAGAGAATTAGGCATACCGGCGATTGTTGGCTGTGGTAATGCCACTCAAGTCATCAAGCCCGATCAAGATGTCACCGTTTCCTGTGCCGAAGGTGATACTGGCAATGTCTACTCAGGAATTCTCGATTTTGAGATTATCACTTCTGATAATATGCACATGCCGGTTTTAGCCAACAAAATGATGCTCAATGTGGGTAATCCCAGCCGAGCTTTTGATTTTTCCTCCATTCCCAATGACGGCGTAGGTTTGGCACGATTAGAATTTATTATCAATAATACCATTGGCATTCATCCCAGGGCATTACTGGAATTCAATCAGCAAAATCCCGACATACAAAAAGACATCATGCTACGAATTGCCGGTTATAAGGATCCGGTCAGTTTTTATGTGAATAAATTAATCGAAGGTATTAGCACAATTTGTGCTGCCTTTGCTCCCAAGCAAGTCATCATTCGTCTATCTGACTTTAAATCCAATGAATATGCCAATATGCTTGGCGGCTCTCGTTATGAGCCGGAAGAAGAGAATCCCATGCTTGGTTTTCGTGGTGCCTCCCGCTATATTTCCCAAGATTTTAGAGCCTGTTTTGAACTGGAATGTAAAGCCTTAAAAACAGTCTATTATGATATGGACTTCAACAACCTAACGATAATGGTTCCCTTTGTACGCACTTTAGAAGAAGCCGAAACCATTGTGCATTTATTAGCAGAAAATGGCCTGCAACGGGGTAAGGACGGACTGAAAATTATTATGATGTGTGAAATACCATCCAATGCTATTTTAGCTGAGGAGTTTTTAGAGTTCTTCGATGGTTTTTCTATTGGTTCCAATGATATGACCCAATTAATCTTGGGCTTAGATCGTGATTCAGGCTTAGTTTCACACTTGTTTAATGAACAAAATCCAGCCATTAAAAAACTACTCAAAGGAGTTATTGAGACTTGCCGTAAGCACAATAAATATGTCGGCATTTGTGGCCAAGGCCCCTCAGATTTTCCGGAGTTTGCCGCTTGGTTAGCGAAACAGGGGATCAGTAGCACTTCACTCACCCCCGATTCAGTCGTTCAAACCTGGCTTTATCTGGGCAAACAAAAATCACAATGA
- the rsuA gene encoding 16S rRNA pseudouridine(516) synthase RsuA, translated as MRLDKYLGQNTNLSRSLAKKAISSGQISVNLECIKNTAFKVKMSDQVLYCGEPIVTLGHRYLMLNKPLGYICSTQDELHPSVLNLIDIDKPDRLHIVGRLDVDTTGLVLITDDGQWSHRITSPKRNCQKTYQVDLAETLNAALSRDIIERFKKGLLLKNEFKATLPAQLVIQSNQKVLLSIQEGRYHQVKRMFAAVGNHVEALHRVSIGAITLDTQLSEGEWRYLTEAEITSMN; from the coding sequence ATGAGACTCGATAAATACCTTGGTCAGAATACTAACCTGAGTCGCTCTTTAGCGAAAAAAGCGATTTCATCAGGTCAGATTTCGGTTAATCTTGAGTGCATAAAAAACACCGCATTTAAAGTTAAAATGAGTGATCAGGTACTTTATTGTGGTGAACCGATAGTCACTTTGGGGCATCGCTATCTGATGTTGAATAAGCCCTTGGGCTATATTTGTTCGACTCAAGATGAACTACACCCTTCGGTTTTAAATCTCATTGATATCGATAAACCTGATCGCCTGCATATAGTCGGGCGCTTGGACGTAGACACGACTGGATTAGTGCTAATCACCGATGATGGTCAATGGTCACATCGCATTACTTCCCCGAAAAGAAACTGCCAAAAAACATATCAGGTTGATTTAGCTGAAACACTTAATGCTGCTCTTAGCCGCGATATTATTGAACGCTTTAAAAAAGGTCTATTACTCAAAAATGAATTCAAAGCAACTTTACCCGCACAGCTTGTTATACAATCTAATCAAAAGGTACTATTAAGCATTCAAGAAGGACGCTACCATCAGGTAAAACGTATGTTTGCTGCCGTGGGTAATCATGTTGAAGCACTGCACCGTGTCAGCATCGGCGCAATTACTTTAGATACTCAATTGAGTGAGGGTGAATGGCGCTATTTAACAGAAGCTGAAATTACCTCAATGAATTAG
- a CDS encoding MBL fold metallo-hydrolase yields MLKFQIIPVTAYQQNCTLLWCDQSNEAALIDPGGDVPLLYEAMSKNNLDLKQIWLTHGHLDHVGGTEEIATSKKIPIIGPHKDDFFWLDILQQQCEMFNFPKVKNFTPDQWLNEGDTLTLGKETFEILHTPGHTPGHIVIVHHASKTVWVGDVLFKQGIGRTDFPRGNHDDLIASIKNKLFALPDDYQFVPGHGPGSSLKDEALTNPFLR; encoded by the coding sequence ATGTTAAAGTTCCAAATCATACCCGTTACTGCCTATCAACAAAATTGTACATTGCTCTGGTGTGACCAAAGCAATGAGGCGGCTTTAATTGATCCCGGTGGTGATGTGCCGCTCTTATACGAGGCCATGAGTAAAAACAACCTGGACTTAAAGCAAATCTGGCTCACACATGGACATCTTGATCATGTCGGGGGAACAGAAGAAATCGCTACTTCCAAGAAAATTCCCATTATTGGCCCACATAAAGATGATTTCTTCTGGTTGGATATTCTGCAGCAGCAATGTGAGATGTTTAACTTCCCAAAGGTGAAGAATTTTACCCCTGATCAATGGCTCAATGAGGGGGACACGCTCACTTTAGGCAAAGAAACCTTTGAGATCTTACACACACCAGGACACACGCCCGGTCACATAGTGATCGTGCATCATGCGTCTAAGACAGTCTGGGTCGGTGATGTATTGTTTAAACAAGGAATTGGTCGCACGGATTTCCCCCGTGGCAACCATGATGATTTAATTGCATCAATCAAAAACAAGCTCTTTGCCTTGCCTGATGATTATCAATTTGTTCCGGGACATGGTCCTGGCAGTAGTTTAAAAGATGAAGCGCTGACTAACCCCTTCTTACGTTAG
- the hrpB gene encoding ATP-dependent helicase HrpB, giving the protein MPKLPVTQVIPEIQKHLLQSNRLVLQAPPGAGKTTLVPLALLDQPWLKDQQIIMLEPRRLATRSSAARMAHLLGEKVGETVGYQIRQDRCFSKKTKILVVTEGILTRKLQADPELKGIALVIFDEFHERNIHADLSLAFCLQSQEYLNEQLKILVMSATLNTQALLELLNAPLVSSQGRTYPVNVIHQAHITAQQTPLSRYKKNIQLIAQLSQQTIAALAQHTGNILIFLPGVREIKQLEQALHHELSAEDKHIHISPLYGDLTKQQQDQAISPPPSGQRKIVLATNIAETSLTIEGINVVIDSGLQKEAFFNPGSGMNALHTAMIAQDSAAQRSGRAGRLGPGTCYRLWSEAQHKRLPKYQKAEILRSDLAPVLLELAKWGVQDVNDLNWLDIPPPGAIAQAHDLLLNLQAISASGQITPHGQAMLSLGIHPRLAHMLLTARQFNLVHLGCLLVALLTEKDFLVDTKSSDIAQRVAILQQMAGNRSQSSAHSKVKPQQCRQILKTAKELQQRVSQASLSQDLSANASAQYADSEMIGVLLGFAYPDRIAKLRNTFSKQQEPRYLLSNSKGAYFAQQEILSGEAFLVIPSLHEQTNKQAKEARIFLAASISQAQIEHYFSDLIHTSSIASWDKSEQKVTCLKKSMLGALVLKEQLDSSIEVEQMQSTLLQGIKGLGLSCLPWSKQADILRQRVEFVRHQQSHNDKSKTLLSTIELPDFSESYLLNHLAQWLQGHLNNENSIKKLQHIDLTSILSSQIDWNTMQLLNELAPEKISVPSGSQINIDYSDPDAPVLAVRLQELFGLQSTPAILKNSFPLLLHLLSPARRPMQVTHDLASFWKNTYNEVKKELRGKYKKHYWPDDPLQAQATNRVKPRKHKH; this is encoded by the coding sequence ATGCCAAAACTTCCCGTCACTCAGGTCATACCAGAGATTCAAAAACACCTTTTACAAAGCAATCGCCTTGTTTTACAAGCACCTCCCGGTGCGGGTAAAACAACCCTAGTGCCTTTGGCTTTATTAGATCAGCCCTGGTTAAAGGATCAGCAGATTATTATGCTCGAACCCCGCCGTCTGGCTACGCGCAGTTCTGCAGCTCGTATGGCTCATTTGCTAGGCGAAAAAGTAGGTGAAACGGTGGGTTATCAAATTCGCCAAGATCGCTGTTTCAGTAAGAAAACCAAAATTCTCGTCGTTACGGAGGGAATTTTAACCCGTAAATTGCAAGCCGATCCGGAGCTAAAAGGCATTGCACTGGTTATTTTTGATGAATTCCATGAGCGTAATATTCATGCGGATCTCTCACTCGCCTTTTGTCTGCAAAGTCAGGAGTATTTGAATGAGCAATTAAAAATCCTCGTCATGTCGGCGACGCTCAACACTCAGGCTTTACTTGAATTATTAAATGCACCATTGGTCAGTAGTCAGGGTCGGACTTATCCGGTTAATGTCATTCATCAGGCGCATATTACCGCTCAGCAAACCCCGCTGAGTCGCTATAAAAAGAATATTCAGCTCATTGCGCAACTGAGCCAACAAACCATTGCAGCATTGGCACAACATACGGGCAATATTTTGATTTTTCTCCCCGGAGTCAGGGAAATTAAGCAATTAGAGCAAGCTTTGCACCATGAACTCAGCGCTGAAGACAAGCATATTCATATCAGCCCCCTTTATGGTGATTTAACAAAACAACAACAAGATCAGGCTATCAGTCCACCCCCTTCTGGGCAGAGAAAAATTGTCCTCGCCACCAATATCGCTGAAACCAGTTTAACCATCGAAGGCATTAATGTTGTCATTGATTCAGGTCTGCAAAAAGAAGCTTTTTTTAATCCCGGTTCAGGCATGAATGCCCTGCACACTGCAATGATTGCTCAGGATTCAGCAGCACAACGTAGTGGCCGTGCGGGCAGACTGGGGCCAGGCACCTGCTATAGACTCTGGAGTGAAGCGCAACATAAGCGCTTGCCTAAATATCAAAAAGCTGAAATTTTACGCTCCGATTTAGCCCCGGTATTATTAGAACTGGCAAAATGGGGTGTGCAGGATGTTAATGATTTGAACTGGCTGGATATCCCTCCACCGGGTGCTATTGCTCAGGCGCATGATTTATTGCTTAATTTACAGGCCATCAGTGCCAGCGGGCAAATCACACCACACGGTCAGGCGATGCTCAGCTTAGGTATCCACCCGCGTCTGGCACATATGCTATTAACAGCCCGACAGTTTAATTTAGTCCACTTGGGCTGTTTATTGGTCGCCTTACTCACAGAAAAAGACTTTCTAGTCGATACAAAATCTTCCGACATCGCACAACGTGTCGCGATTTTGCAGCAAATGGCGGGAAATCGTTCACAATCATCTGCTCACTCAAAAGTAAAGCCACAGCAATGCCGACAGATCTTAAAAACGGCAAAAGAGCTACAGCAACGGGTCTCTCAAGCCAGCCTTAGCCAAGATTTAAGCGCTAATGCATCGGCACAATATGCCGATAGTGAAATGATCGGTGTGTTACTCGGCTTTGCCTATCCTGATAGAATCGCTAAATTACGCAACACTTTTAGCAAGCAGCAAGAGCCACGCTATTTACTGAGCAATAGTAAGGGGGCATATTTCGCTCAACAGGAAATATTATCAGGAGAAGCTTTTTTAGTGATTCCAAGCTTACACGAACAAACGAATAAACAAGCCAAAGAAGCACGTATTTTTCTTGCCGCCAGTATTAGCCAAGCGCAGATAGAGCATTATTTTTCTGATTTGATACACACAAGTAGCATTGCTTCATGGGACAAATCCGAGCAAAAAGTCACCTGTCTTAAAAAGTCCATGCTGGGGGCTTTGGTACTTAAAGAACAACTTGACTCTTCTATTGAAGTCGAGCAAATGCAGTCAACACTACTACAAGGCATCAAAGGCCTTGGTCTTAGTTGCCTGCCTTGGTCAAAACAGGCTGATATCCTCAGACAGCGCGTTGAATTTGTCCGTCATCAGCAAAGTCATAATGACAAGAGTAAGACATTATTATCTACCATTGAATTGCCCGACTTTTCTGAAAGCTATTTACTTAATCATCTAGCACAATGGTTACAAGGCCATTTAAATAATGAGAATAGTATTAAAAAATTACAGCACATAGATTTAACCTCGATTTTATCCAGTCAAATCGACTGGAACACAATGCAATTGCTGAATGAACTCGCACCAGAAAAAATATCTGTACCCAGTGGCTCCCAAATTAATATTGATTATAGTGATCCTGATGCTCCCGTATTGGCGGTGCGCCTACAAGAGTTATTTGGCCTGCAAAGCACGCCTGCTATCTTAAAAAATAGTTTTCCACTCTTATTGCATTTGCTCTCCCCGGCACGACGTCCCATGCAAGTCACACACGATCTAGCGAGCTTTTGGAAAAACACTTATAATGAGGTGAAAAAAGAATTACGCGGTAAATACAAAAAACATTATTGGCCTGATGATCCCTTGCAAGCTCAGGCAACTAATCGGGTAAAGCCCCGAAAGCACAAGCACTAA
- a CDS encoding OadG family protein — translation MQLGIELALMGIGTVFTFLVLLIFVTSMMSKAVTAMEKRTSPPAVTMGKPLDAGTGQKLSDEMLATIITAAVKQYRAKG, via the coding sequence ATGCAACTTGGCATAGAACTGGCGTTAATGGGAATTGGGACGGTATTTACTTTTTTAGTTCTACTGATTTTTGTTACCTCCATGATGTCCAAAGCAGTGACAGCCATGGAAAAGCGAACATCACCACCCGCTGTGACTATGGGTAAGCCTCTTGACGCAGGCACAGGGCAGAAACTCTCTGATGAAATGTTAGCCACTATAATCACTGCCGCCGTAAAACAGTATCGTGCGAAAGGCTAA
- the oadA gene encoding sodium-extruding oxaloacetate decarboxylase subunit alpha encodes MSKNNPLGITDVVLRDAHQSLLATRMRIDDMLPIAEKLDQIGYWSVESWGGATFDACIRYLGEDPWERIRKIKEVMPNTPQQMLFRGQNILGYRHYADDVVKTFVERAAINGVDVFRVFDAMNDPRNFETAIKAVIDNGKHAQGTLSYTTSPVHTLDVWLNLARQLQNMGAHSICIKDMAGLLKPYDAFELVSRLKKDLDIPIHLHCHATTGLSTATLLKAIEAGIDNVDTAISSMSATYGHSATETVVAMLEGQERDTGLKLTQLEEVASYFRTIRKKYAKFEGALKGIDARILVAQVPGGMLTNMENQLREQGAEDKMDQVLKEIPRVRKELGYIPLVTPTSQIVGTQAVLNVLSGERYKTVTKETTGILKGEYGAAPAKLDADLQTKILKGEKVITCRPADNIEPEIDSLSQELRDIASKQELKLAANEIDDILTYALFPQVALKFFENRNNPDAFEPAPMAINTEDNGNNTYTVSVDGKNYVVEVNEGGDITKGPVASGVATTNAPQETVIANGGGEPIPAPLSGQIFKVPVTQGQQVAEGDVIIILEAMKMETEIRASKSGQITELCVKEGDNVNVGDSLVKMAYQ; translated from the coding sequence ATGAGTAAAAACAACCCACTAGGAATTACCGATGTCGTGCTACGTGATGCCCACCAATCCCTGTTGGCCACCCGAATGCGCATTGATGATATGCTACCTATCGCTGAAAAGCTGGATCAAATTGGCTATTGGTCGGTTGAGTCTTGGGGCGGTGCGACATTTGACGCCTGTATTCGTTATCTGGGTGAAGATCCTTGGGAAAGAATTCGTAAAATTAAAGAAGTGATGCCCAATACCCCTCAGCAAATGCTTTTTCGTGGGCAAAATATTCTCGGCTATCGCCATTATGCTGATGATGTGGTGAAAACCTTTGTCGAACGTGCGGCAATTAATGGTGTCGATGTGTTTCGTGTCTTTGATGCGATGAATGACCCGCGTAACTTTGAAACAGCAATCAAGGCCGTTATAGATAATGGCAAACATGCTCAGGGCACGCTGTCTTATACTACCAGTCCGGTGCATACTTTAGATGTCTGGCTTAATCTTGCACGGCAATTACAAAACATGGGTGCGCATTCGATTTGTATTAAGGATATGGCGGGCCTGCTGAAACCTTATGATGCCTTTGAATTAGTCTCACGACTGAAAAAGGATCTGGATATTCCCATTCATCTGCATTGCCATGCTACCACTGGCCTGTCTACAGCTACCTTGCTTAAAGCCATAGAAGCCGGTATTGATAATGTTGATACGGCTATTTCTTCCATGAGTGCAACCTATGGCCACTCGGCCACGGAAACAGTTGTGGCGATGCTAGAAGGTCAAGAGCGAGACACTGGACTGAAACTTACCCAATTAGAAGAAGTGGCTTCTTATTTTCGTACCATACGCAAAAAATATGCAAAATTTGAAGGGGCGCTTAAAGGCATTGATGCGCGTATTTTAGTCGCTCAAGTGCCCGGTGGTATGCTCACCAATATGGAAAATCAATTACGCGAGCAGGGCGCTGAAGACAAGATGGATCAAGTCTTGAAAGAAATCCCCCGGGTGCGTAAAGAACTGGGTTATATTCCCTTGGTCACACCCACCTCACAAATTGTTGGCACTCAGGCCGTGCTCAACGTGCTGTCAGGTGAACGTTATAAAACCGTCACTAAAGAAACCACCGGCATCCTTAAAGGTGAATACGGTGCTGCGCCTGCAAAGTTAGATGCAGATTTACAAACTAAAATCCTAAAGGGTGAAAAAGTCATTACTTGTAGACCGGCTGATAATATTGAGCCGGAAATAGATTCCTTAAGTCAGGAGCTTAGAGATATCGCTTCGAAGCAAGAGCTCAAACTGGCGGCCAATGAAATTGATGATATTTTGACTTACGCTTTATTCCCACAAGTTGCTCTTAAATTTTTTGAGAATCGTAATAATCCAGATGCTTTTGAGCCTGCTCCTATGGCTATTAATACAGAGGATAATGGCAATAATACTTATACTGTTAGCGTTGACGGGAAAAATTATGTCGTTGAAGTCAATGAAGGTGGCGATATCACCAAAGGGCCTGTGGCTTCAGGCGTAGCCACTACCAATGCCCCTCAGGAAACAGTTATTGCAAATGGTGGCGGTGAACCTATTCCTGCGCCATTAAGTGGCCAGATTTTCAAAGTACCCGTGACTCAGGGGCAGCAGGTGGCCGAAGGTGATGTCATTATTATTCTGGAAGCCATGAAAATGGAAACTGAAATTCGTGCCAGCAAGTCCGGACAAATCACCGAATTATGCGTTAAAGAAGGTGATAATGTGAACGTTGGTGATTCTTTAGTTAAAATGGCTTATCAATAA
- a CDS encoding sodium ion-translocating decarboxylase subunit beta, giving the protein MTIGQAFMIAVGLLLLFLAINKKFEPLLLVPIGFGAILSNIPMAGLSESASFQAYNKALTYEELVLDDYLEDRLEGNEVANISRYIDLPLSVQNENNFKSAELSRNIRSAMGDSLAVCENGLLCKEAYYEVKHNDVKKAFELDEVARQFSFADGILYLFYSIGLASGVFPLLIFMGVGAMTDFGPLLANPKTLLLGAAAQVGIFVTLLGALALGFTGGEAAAIAIIGGADGPTAIYVTAKLAPDLLGAIAVAAYSYMALVPLIQPPIMRFLTTEEERKRSMTQLRHVSPTEKIIFPVLLLLLVGLVLPEATPLLGMFCFGTLMRECGVVDRLSQTTQNAMINMVTIFLGLSVGSKLQAGQFLQIDTLKILLLGVIAFAIGTACGVLMAKLMHKFTKENINPLIGSAGVSAVPMAARVSNKVGLEANPHNFLLMHAMGPNVAGVIGSAVAAGVLLKYFGS; this is encoded by the coding sequence ATGACCATCGGGCAGGCATTTATGATTGCTGTCGGGTTATTATTATTGTTTTTGGCGATTAATAAAAAGTTTGAACCGCTATTACTAGTCCCTATTGGCTTTGGTGCGATTTTATCCAATATTCCAATGGCAGGTTTGTCAGAGTCCGCTTCATTTCAGGCCTATAATAAAGCCCTGACGTATGAAGAACTTGTACTTGATGACTATCTTGAGGATAGGCTTGAAGGCAATGAAGTGGCGAATATTAGTCGCTATATCGATTTGCCTCTGAGCGTTCAAAACGAGAATAATTTTAAATCGGCAGAATTATCACGCAATATTCGCTCAGCCATGGGCGATAGTTTGGCTGTGTGTGAAAACGGCCTCTTGTGTAAAGAGGCCTATTATGAAGTTAAACATAATGATGTAAAAAAAGCCTTTGAATTGGATGAAGTGGCTCGTCAATTCAGCTTTGCTGACGGTATATTGTATTTATTTTATTCCATCGGCCTTGCTAGTGGTGTGTTCCCCTTGCTGATCTTTATGGGCGTGGGTGCGATGACTGACTTTGGCCCCTTATTAGCCAATCCAAAAACCTTATTATTAGGTGCCGCCGCTCAGGTAGGTATTTTTGTGACCCTATTAGGTGCGTTGGCATTAGGCTTTACTGGGGGAGAGGCCGCAGCAATTGCAATTATTGGTGGTGCAGATGGCCCCACCGCTATTTATGTGACCGCCAAATTAGCGCCCGACTTATTAGGTGCTATTGCGGTGGCAGCCTATTCCTACATGGCTCTGGTGCCATTGATACAACCGCCGATTATGCGCTTCTTAACGACGGAAGAAGAACGCAAACGCAGCATGACCCAACTACGTCATGTATCACCCACCGAAAAAATTATTTTCCCCGTACTCTTATTGCTTTTAGTCGGACTTGTTTTGCCGGAAGCAACACCCTTATTAGGTATGTTTTGTTTTGGTACGCTGATGCGTGAATGTGGAGTGGTGGATCGTTTGAGTCAAACCACTCAAAATGCCATGATTAATATGGTAACCATTTTTCTTGGTCTTTCCGTGGGTTCAAAACTACAGGCGGGGCAGTTTCTGCAAATTGATACTCTGAAAATTTTACTTTTAGGCGTGATTGCCTTTGCTATCGGTACGGCCTGTGGCGTGTTAATGGCGAAGCTCATGCACAAGTTTACCAAAGAAAATATTAATCCTCTGATTGGTTCTGCCGGTGTTTCTGCTGTGCCAATGGCTGCCCGAGTGTCTAATAAAGTGGGACTTGAAGCGAATCCGCATAACTTCTTATTAATGCATGCCATGGGCCCTAATGTGGCCGGTGTGATTGGCTCAGCTGTGGCAGCCGGAGTGTTATTAAAATACTTTGGCTCTTGA